The region GGTAGTGCCGAGGACTTATGGCCTTCCTGGGGCCAGGTAACGGGGAACAGGGCAGATCAGCGCGCAGATTGATGGCCTAGAAGGAGCTGGAGTGCGAAAGCGAGATGGATGCACGAACTTTGGGCCGTTAGGGGCGTCGAGTCGAAGGCGAGACGAGGTCAGACCGTAAACGAGCCACGGGCACACACACTGAAGGCTAATTATGTCTCTTATGGCTTTAAGCTGGTCTCCTgcgctcgacgacgacaacaactccccctcgggggccaccgccattgcagcatgaaaaccaaacaaattaACTGGGCGCACGATGGGCGCGTCTacgcctgatgatgatgacgacgtcgtcgtcgacgatgacgatggcgatgaggacGTGTATGTACTCCGAGTACTTGGCAAATGAAATTCCGCATTCTGGTGCGGGAGAAGACGGAGCCGGGAAGTAatgatcgtttgtttatttcacctcctctcgctcgctggccttCGGCAAATTGTTTTCGGTGATTGGGAGAGGAAAGCTAGCGCGACTGATCGCGGCTGTCGTTAGGGTGCAGTATGTAGGTGATGATGGCCGGGTAGTCCACCAGcggctggttggtggatggATTTTCGGTGGCGAGGTAAAATGTGAATTACAATAAGCAACTACAGGGCAACGGGCGAAAGGGAGAggagagtgtttttttggtggggtaGCACTGATGTGATCATAAATCAACAGCTTCATTACCTCcgccgtgtgtgcgcgctccgCCCTTCTTCTCATCTGGTGTCTGGTGAGCTAGTGAACGAAGCAGCGATCAGTCTAATTTCTGCACAATCCAACTTCCAGGATCACCACGGCTAGCTTGGCCAGTTTTCGGTTCGTGGTTAGTGACTCCCGACAGAGAGACAAATTGAACGCTTGGCGTGGCGTTCCGTGGCGAGTGAATGAGCTACCGCTGGTGGAATGTTAATCGAATGGCAAccaaagaaaagggaagcgcGTTGTGCTCTCAACATTGTAATCGACCATTCCGAACTGGAAGAAAGCATATCTCGCTCGCTGAAGACTTCTGATTGCGAGTATTGTGTCTCTCAGATCTCTGCTGAGATCTGCTTTTGAAGGATCGAGCCTTGTTGAATGAACTGATCGAATAAACAAACCCCGAAAACGATGTCGTATATGACAGTCCCTCGGTAGGTCAGTCCCTTGCTGATGACTTTGGATGGATTTGACACCCCTAAACCGATCCGTCCGGAGACCGAAGGTAGCCAAGGGATGTTTACCAAAGCACCGCACAGCATAATGATGATCTACCGGCCCTGAGGAAGCGTGTCCCTTTATCCACGTGTCTGATCCTCTTCGGTCGGTATAATCCATTCATTACCCAATTCGAGGGCTTAGAGACCAAACAGGTCCTGGGTAGAGCAGCTAGAGCTAGTCTAGAAGACACCAGAGCAGATCCGATTCTGCAACTCAACGCTTGCGCAGATCATTCCAACCGAAAGCCCTCAGCGTAAAGGTTTTTTACCCAGAAAGGAATCTTTGGGTCTGGCGGAAGTGTTCTTTGAACGACTGAACGATGCAACCTGCGCAAGGCGCCAGCAAATGATTTACCAccctataaaaaaaaaccaaaccagccCCTATGGCGCGTGTGTCGGATCGAGGACAAAgagtttttgggaaggaaaactGTCATTTTTCACCGCATCGATCGCACAAGGCACGCCCTCCGAGAGACGATCGTGTACGTCCTGGCATCCTGGCATGACCTCTAAAGCGACCGGTATCGATCCATTGGAAAACATCTCACGAGCAGCTTCAGCTGAACCGAGTTCAGGGGCTTTAGAGCTCAGAGCCGACCAGTGGAGGTTTCGGTaatatattattttaattatcacCGTGCGCCACCCGGTACTTTGTGCACACTCTAGGGGCACATCTTCGACCGTAATGGGCCTCATCTGCGGCCCATATCATTATGGCTCATAAATACGGTATCGTTTTTCGGACCTCATCCACAATAGCCacaagaacaacagcagcaacagaaacatcaTCGAGGGACCGCGTGGCTTGGACGGAGGATCGGAACACGAAAAAGGTCGATCGAAAGTCCGAGGCCGGTGTAGAAGAATCCAATCGAGCTGCTCTACTCTCTAGCGAGGCCTATGATTTCTCGAACGCCGATCCTATGCTCTTTGCTGCGGTTTCGATTATGTTTCAGCGTTTTGCTCTTCTCCCTCAGTAGCGCCAGATCTTCTTCCGGATCGCTCGATGGCGACACTCGCGTCTGAGCTCAGTGTTTGAGCTGACCAAAGGTTTGTGGCCGTTGGCGTGTTGGCGATGTCTTTCGATTGGCGCATGCGAAAGGGATCCACACTGGCTTTTTCCCTTGGGGACGAAAATTGCATACGTATTTTCACCGTTTTGAATCTGCCCGACCTTCTTCGGCCTGCTGCGTGTCTGTTCTACGGTCCTGGGCGCAGTAGCGATCGCTGGGaggagatggaatggaataggGTATCGCATCGGAACAGAGCACAACATaacacgatgctgctgctgctgctgctgatgctgcgccaTTGATTGGTGCTTTTCATAATAAAGTTCTTGGAAAGTTGATTGACCTGAACGAAGTCATGGCCATTCGTGGTCCaagcaaacaagaaaaaaaaaacacggctCGTGGCCGCTTGGAGCGAAAGTCGGTCTCGAGGCATCCCGGAATGGAGCCCACTGATTGCATGGCGCTTTTAAGGCGGAGGAAAGGATGAATGAGCtcctcactgctgctgctgctgctgctgctgctgctgcgactccGAAGAAGATGATTTAACTCACCGATGGATGCCAGCATTGATTCCGTTTTTAAGACCGCAACAAAATTATgctaaattaatttgaaaacttCTTtagtggcggcggcagcgccGACATCGGCTGCTAATCGAATACCGAGAGGCAACTgcattcgcgcgcgcgcacctccCACGGTGGCCAAAGCTGAATGGAGCGCAGGTCTCTGGCAACGGTGgctccggtggccggtggcttTATGTTTCCGCCTATTAAACGACGTTTTTACGATGGAAGCGCTGCCGACAACGACGCcgtttgatgatgctgcgtgcACCGGTTTGGCGGCATCGACAGAACctatcaaccgatcgatcgactggcGCGGATAACATTAGCGACACAATGTAGTGCAGTGTAGTTGTTGCTTGGTTTTACGATGGTCGCGTCGCGTTAATTTGTAGCAATCGGTCCGGCATGTGGTGCGTTTGAGCTTCATTTTGAATGCAGTTTCCAGGTGGCGTGGTGGGCTTACCGTTGATCTGCCTCTCCGGCGACTATGTGGTGACGAAgctgaagaagaggaagaacctGGGAAAAATGATGAGACGCTCGAGCAAACTAATTAGGGACAGGAcggatgttttgtttcttccaaTTTTGTGCTGTCTCGGATGTGTGACGGAGGGACGCTGCAAGCTCCAGCTGCCTGGTTcgtgttggtgcctttctacTCTCGCCCCTGGGTCGCGAGGACAGACTCTCTGCTGTTGCGGAGCGCGATTTTGGCCGGAGCTTTCACCTGGTTCAAGGATCATTATCTTGTGCGCTTTCTCCGCTGTGCTATCTTTCCCATCTTCAATGCCGTTTTTCTGGTGCGTTTTGGGAGGATTTTGTCGATTTTAGCTATGAAGCTATGGGATGCGATCATTAGGTAGTGACTGAAGTTTCTCCCGTGGTGCACACCGACCTCTGTCAACGGCATGATGTTCTGATGCGGATAAACTGCATCTTGCTTTCAAAATcagaaacgaacgatcgatcatgGATAATTGGGGATGTAAAACATCGTGACGGGGAACAGATTGTCAGCATAAGAATCGTCTAAATTAGGAGGGCACATTTTTGAGGTCCTTTTTCTGATGGGCTTCTCTGTTAATTTTTATCGTAAAGGAACCATTTTCAATTGGAATTTGTTATTCAAAACTGTTCAGCAAATTGAGAACATTATTGTCAAGTTTCTTCTACTTTGATTATATTGTCATTGCATATCATACCAGAGAAGTTTTCATCAAGATCGAATGATTGGCACtcataaaattatgattttaatgcattttataGTTCCATTTGCCAAAGAACGAACCACACTTtaatacatcatcatcatcatcatcatcggataCTGTAGTCCCGACCGATTGagtaaaataattaatttctgtAATATTATACACATTAAAATGACATCAAACAGACAGCTGATAGCTAAAGGTAATCGACATGAGAATAATCGACACGGCGATATTAATTTGATTCCAATCAACTGGTGTTATGCATCCCAATTGATAACTTTTGCTTAATTCGCCATAAATGTCTTTAGTTTTATTGTCTTTATTGTTAACTAACCGGCAACTATGCGCATGCTGATGATCACTTGTGACACAATAaatcaaacggaaacaaatgccaaacataaccaacaaccaaaaagCTACGTCCGCGCTCAGTACTTCTCCCTGCTCGTGACGATATCCACCCGAATGATCTGGCGCGTCTTAGGGCTCGGTGTTCGGTAGCAAAGCGACCGGTATCCGGCCGGTATGTCGCTCAGTGGCTCATCGATCCCATCCTGCGTACCACCGCGTACATTCCCGTATTCCGCCCGTCCACTACCCTCCCTCGGCAACGCCCCACCACGTTCCTCCGTCGAATCCAGTCGCATATCGAGCGCCCCACAGACGACACCATCGGCGGACGTCTTACTATCGGTACGATCCATGCTACTGCAACCCTCGACATGCTGGAAGCAGGCTGCACTCGCACCACTAGCCCCAGTCTGCAATTGGCCATCGGTCATCGAGGAACCGGCCGTCCCGAGTAGCTTCTGTTGATGCCGCTGGATCATCTCGAGCGAAATGTTCGAAATGTTCTCCAACAGTAGCGTCGCGAACGTATCCTCATCGTtctcggtgatgatgttgtaCTGCTGGCCGTCATTGCCACTGTTACCGTCCTGTGCACCATCCCCTGCCACCTGGCCTTGCCCATCGACAGCACGACGATCCTGTAGCTCGAAGCTTTGAATGAAAATCTGAGGAATCTGTGTCGGTGCTCCGGGACCACCGGTAGCCGTGCCCGGTCCAACGgtgtttgtcgtcgtcgtcgtcgtcgccccgGGCGGTGCAGAACAGAGCCGGGTTAGATTGCGATACTGAAGACAGAAGTGAGGAAGTTTGGTGCGTTCCGTTCGCGATGCACTCTTGGGCGCCAACGTTTCGGTGCCGGGCGGTATGTTGAGATTCACGATCATCAGCGGTGTCTTCGGTCCATCGGGCGGTTTCCTGGGTGGAATTAGAAGAGAGCAgaacagagaagagaagaaccaTAATGAGGTTCCGTCGTACCGCAGTTCGTGGTCAGACTAAAGGCGCCGGACGGACGGTAACGAGCTACGTGCTCGCTTCTAAGACGAAGACGATCCTTTCCGGGAGAAGATCATAAGCGCATGATTGTTTGGCGGCAAACCGGGGGAGTTCCCAGTTCCTGGACCACAGGAACACAACGACAAtcgcgttcccgttcccgttctgCTCGAGAAACGAGGTGCCAAACCtcggaaaggaagagaaaaatgtataaattaaCGGCAAATGATTGTGTCGGATCGCCGTTGGGCGATGGTCCGCGATCAAACGCGATCTGCCGTGGAGAGCGTGCGGCAGAACCCAGCGAGGGTTTGTGGGGTTTTTGCCACGCTCAAAGCTCACAGGGCACACCAGGAGCCTTACGACGAGTCGAGCAAGAGGTGATGATCTGTAGCGTGTGAAAGTTGTATCCTACTGTGACTGGAAGGGGGCTTCCCCCGGCTGAACTCGCCATCCCCGTCCCATGCCATCGccattcgcttttttttatgaatcaaCAAGCGCCAACCCATAcacgcatgcacacaaacaTGGGTGAGAGCTGGGACCATAATTTAACTGTTTAGATCTGGGCCAGAGAAGCGCCAGTTACGAAAACGAATGCGAAGAGCGAATTATGACACCGATGTCGGTGAGCCTTtttggccaggccaggccacggttccggcgaagcgaagcgatcgaCAACATATCGCTTCACCAATTGTGCGGATCTCCGTCGTAGCAGTCGCCACCAACGTCGTCTGAATgagtttcgctcgctcgatcgctcgcgatGTCGATTGCCTTGTGAGTCATGCTgcgccacaccagcagcaccatcagtggCGCGGctgtcagcagcatcgtggtTGGCCTGCCTGTTCCTTCACAGATCGACGCAGATCGCTCTTCCACGCTAATGACGCCGTAAAGCAACCAAGGCGAAGGAACCACggcagtggtgatgatgatgatgatgacagaaACCATTAACGGTGTTCGACTCTGCTGTCGAAGGAGTCGTGTCCGGGGATTCGCTGTGTGCAGAACTGCATCGTTGAGGAGGCGATCCCGGCAAATCCGAAGACATTCCCGATGTATTTTTGGCGAAATTCTGagaaaagcgaacggaacgaacgggaacACGGAATGCGCCATTCGAGCTCGCAGCTCGAGCTGGTGAACCATTTTTGGAATGCCACTAAAAGTGGAAGAGACATTCGCACGGATcgcatttgcattgttttaaaAGACTGACTCATACCTCGCAGTGAATGTTAAAAGATTTTGAGGCAAATTTGAGAAAAGggtagaaaaaaatgtttaaaattatgttttcagACAACGGAATAGCTTTGCAACATACTTCGCATTTCCATTAGTTCTGAATCGAGTTAATCTTCCTCCAACAAACCGTGGAAGCTAGTGAACGATCGCTAAACTTTCGACGACCGTTTTGGCCATCTTTCCTCTTCCCGTTCCCGTGCCCTAACCCTGCGCTAAACATAATGAACGTGTGCCAAATATTTGTTTGACTGACATTTGTTTGGGGTCACATATTATTATTCTATTTTTTGCTCCCTTGTATGTTGCCATCCGACGCCGATGAAACCCTGCCAGGCtcctctccggtccggtgcggcACCCTTTTTAGCCCCACACGCAGGCCAGGAGACGATCGCGAGACGAGCAGCACAGATCTACATGGAACCATGGGCTGCGGACCCCGGGCCATGGTGCGATGCATACGATTCTCAGCATCggtacggtcggtcggtcggtcggtcggtcggtcggcgaATGTCGCTTGCGGCCCCACAGAGAGGGACACTGGGGGCGAGTGCCGGGGAGACTGATGCCGTCGACTGTTGCGCCTCCGAAAAACCTCGGTGTCAGATGGGGAGAATGTCTTCTTTCCCCATTTCTTCACCCTCGCCGTATCTTCATGGTTCGCGGTTTTGTCTTTTTGCTTGTGCGGCTCTCAGTTCGCACGGTAAAAAGGCGCACACGCGGTTCGGGTTTTCGCCTAGACCTCATTAGTTGAGGCACAGCTGAGTGCGCCACCGGCGGCGTATCGGCGGTGTGGCGGGTTCAGGGTTTTCAGATGATGATACACCCGTTCTCGGAATCGAGAATAGGAGGTCCAGTTTACAAATTTGCCGGCGATAGAGGCAAGAGAAACAACGGACAGCCGGGGCCATGCATGCGACGATGGCCACGCGAAATCGCGCGAATGAAACCGAATCgcggcgtggtgtggtgcgagTGCCGGGCGCGCTCTCGAATGACTGATGCTGCAGGGAATTGAATTGGAAAGCCGGTGTCCGAGCCGTGCGAGCGAGGCGGTCTTGGTCGGAGTCTGTGCgaacgcacgcgcgcgcgctcgcggatTTGCCAAATGATCGTGTGTGGAACGTGTGTGAGCATAAGATCGCGGTCGCAAGTCGCGTCAGATcttatttacataaatttttaattatatCAATGCGCCATATTGGCTATCAAATGGTGGCGTATCAAACGATGCCGCCCCTGCCAAGCACCAAGGAGGCCCAggcccgttggtggtggtggaagagtgCGCAGTTCAAAGACGATCGCGTTTTGTTCGCCTAGACGATTGCGCTTTGGGCGCACcaaccatcaccgtcaccatcacgcggtgttcgcgatgatgatggaccacAGCACGGTGTAAATGTTAAATGGTATGTTTCttgattttatcattttctccaccacacacacactgacacacatGTTGGCGAAGGCGTCGGCGAGAATGAAGATGCGATGAGTGCCGAAAGATGGAAAGACACCACACCCATTATTTCGTcgcagcatgatttatgctgcccctaaaatagaaaaaccgaaccgaacctgaAGGCCCACGGCGTCGAGCGGCGCACGGCGTTATGATAAAAGTTAATAAATTGCAGGAAATGAAGCCAAATTGGCCAGTCCGCCCGCTTCGTCCGGCACGAATCAAAGCAGCACCGAGACACCGAACGAATGTTGTGTTCCCAGGACCAGGATCGGCGATCGGATGGATCGGCGATCGGATGCCATGGTGCATACGCTGGCTTGGGACTAGCAAAAAGGGCTCACGGGGGAATCGCAAATCACAATCCTAGCATCGGCGCATCTAatcaagtgtttttttttttggttgtgcTGCTTCTATGGATCCTAGCGAGCCATGCTTCCCGTTCGCCATAATAATGCCATCGAAGGATGGGCTGTGCAAATATCGATTGAAAACGGCGTATCACTAAGgcagaatggttttttttcccgcccGTTTTACGATGATTGATCGACCGTAAAAGGTGGTTTTGCAAATGCCGCTCTGCTGATTTACTACTCGCTTGCCAATAAAGTTTGTCAGGTAAATCATATACGTTAAGCTCATTAATTGGCCACAAGTCTAGCCACAGGTCTGTCTAGATTCCGGATTCGGGGATGTCACCTCGTATACGAGTCCGTGAGAGTCTCCAGACCGCGGAAAGATATTAAAAATGGTCCAGcctctgcaaaaaaaaaacacaatgctGTCCATTATCTCCCATTTCCTCGTTCCCGTGATGCGATGTGATCTTCTATGTGACCCTGATTCCCCTATCGGCAAGCGCACGGCGATAACATCCATCTTGCTCGGTTTACACAGGCACTGCACTGCGTTTTGCTGCCGTTCTGCTGTTGGAACGATACTGGCATGTAGTGGCATACGATTACAATCGGgtgtaattaatttccaaagACCACCTCGTGCACGATCGCAGCCGATCGTGGCCGCTGCGTCAGCGACAGCGCGATGCTGCAACGGGCGCCAACCACGACGGTGTGGTCCATcgggccaccaaccaccccagAAGCTCATAAATTTTGCCTGCTGCCCGCACACCTTTATGAGTCCGGCCATAAACCGATTAgcataataatgataaaaGCCGGTGTGATCGTGAGGCCACACCGGCCACGAAAACGGATCACTCGAGCAGCTGGAAGGAAGTGTTTGATTAGCTTTCACACCGTCCGATCTGTGTCCGTCGTTGTCGCACCTAGAGGCCGGTCGTTCTTGGGTGTCATTCAGAAGCGAAACAGTCTTCACACTCTCGGTCGTCGCAAGACGTGCACGTGCAAGCATAGTTCTTGCGCATTGTGACGCTGGCCGCATTTTCAGCGCATTGTCTCTGCATTGACCTGGGTGTCCATTTTCGCAATTCATTCGTTACCGGTGGATTGTTACGGGCCAGGGGTGGAAATAGAAAGTTAGGAGAATAAAGCGAAGGTGAGCGCAAAATCCTGTTAAACATCCTGCCGAATGAAGATCCTGGGCGGGTGGGATTGCTCGGCAGGTGGTGCTGCACGGCAGGTAACCGGTGCGTACTGTATGCCCAGCAGGATTAGATTAGTCCTTGTTGCGCATGAGtttccacagagagagagacacacaacTGTACTGAGGGACTTACCTCCCACGTGGTTGCTCCTCGAAACCTAGTCCTGTGGCGTCGCCCGTCggaatggtgatggtcgtTGGAGGGATGGCATTGGTCGTGCAGagctcaccaccaacaccaccgttgCAGCGCGCTTGTCCAAGGTTCATCAGCTTCCTCACCGTGCAGGGTCGTACGATTGGACCTTCGAGTGGTTCCCGGGGTGGCTGTAGATGGCGTTCGGTGAGCCGCATCCGACGGCACAACATTGTCTTCAGTGCTTCAAAGGACTCGACGGTCAGCAGCGCAAATTGCGAAACTCTGTGGGAAAGAGGGCGGAAGAGGAAACAAGAATCAAGAGTGACAGTTTGATAAGCGAGACCTTAGGATCGTAGGAATTGAGACGCGACGCGCGTGTCATCGGACACCGTCCCCCGGGGTCCCTGGTAGGTTTCTAATAATGTCGCGAATTACTTGCTTGCAGCACGTCACCGATTTCGGCAACTCTTGGTCCTGTGCCACCTGAGAGTTTACTTGTGTCGCCGGGCCGGGTGCTTACGCTACTTGGATGTCGTGGAGACCCCAAAAACTCTTGAACACAGGCACTTGTCAGCACGATCGTGGAGGTCCACTGTCGAGGCTGGCGCGAGTCGACCCGAGTCGAGGTCTACCGGACTGTTGCTCCAAATTTGCTCGAACGTCAATCAATCAGATGGGCCGAACGATTTCAAAGTTCATCTGCTCCCGGCGACCTCCGGGGGGACCTCCGCGGGGACCTCAACCTCGGCTACCATTCGGTCAATAGAAGTGATTAGCTTGGACCTTGGTTCGGAAGGGAGGCAGTAGCAGCGCGTGTGGTACGTCCATCGGTCGACCGGTGGGGTGTCAGGGTCGCGTTTCTTCCCGGTACAGCTTGATTGAAATCCAAACCGCTCTCGAGTTCGACCTCTCGGACCTCTCTCGGTCCACCTCTATTCGGTTACGAGGTGCCACAAAACGGGAACTGTTAAAGCACTCGTCCGATGTCCCGCGACCATAACTTAGTTCGAAGCGACAGACCGCCTCCTTTAGAGGGAAGGGGAAAGCTACTGGGTAGAGTGAGCATTATGGACAAACTCGTGGTCCAAATGCCATGATAATGCCAATGAGTTCCAATCAGGGAAGCGAGAAGCGTTTTGTGATCGCACTTTTGACCAGAAACACTCGTACAAGCCCATTGTGCCCGTGACGTCAGCAGATTTGCTGCCGATGAATGGTGATCGTGCCTCGTCACGAGCATAAAGCATTCCTCACTTcctcagcaccagcggcagcaaacaTTGGACTTCAGCACTGGTTCTGGTAGCAGCCACCGCGTAGCTAAAAGCCCATCATCACATCAAGTATAGTGGCTTTGGTTTTTCGAACtttgctggcatgctggcccTCCTTCCATTTCCCCACCCCGGGCCTGGCCTGCTAGCGGCCCGTGTTGCTACTCtcttgctctgctgctggtgtcggtTCCGAATATAAATTATCAATGATATCAGATTACGCATATATTGTACCactgcgtgtatgtgtgccttggTGCGTGTGCATGCGTCCATCGTTTACCTTCCCGTTTTTTGGTGCCGTGTACTCTCGGCGGCCCCTTGCTTTATCTGGTCattcgcgtcgtcgtcgtcgtcgtcgtcgtctattcGGTTGGTCCATTAAAAGCCCCGGGTCCCCAGCACCGATCGCTGCTGCACGATATGGGGAGCCGTTTGCGATGGCGAGAGTGATGGTGTTCTGCATCCATCGCCCTCGTCCT is a window of Anopheles aquasalis chromosome 2, idAnoAquaMG_Q_19, whole genome shotgun sequence DNA encoding:
- the LOC126569496 gene encoding uncharacterized protein LOC126569496 yields the protein MLCRRMRLTERHLQPPREPLEGPIVRPCTVRKLMNLGQARCNGGVGGELCTTNAIPPTTITIPTGDATGLGFEEQPRGRKPPDGPKTPLMIVNLNIPPGTETLAPKSASRTERTKLPHFCLQYRNLTRLCSAPPGATTTTTTNTVGPGTATGGPGAPTQIPQIFIQSFELQDRRAVDGQGQVAGDGAQDGNSGNDGQQYNIITENDEDTFATLLLENISNISLEMIQRHQQKLLGTAGSSMTDGQLQTGASGASAACFQHVEGCSSMDRTDSKTSADGVVCGALDMRLDSTEERGGALPREGSGRAEYGNVRGGTQDGIDEPLSDIPAGYRSLCYRTPSPKTRQIIRVDIVTSREKY